Proteins from a genomic interval of Crassostrea angulata isolate pt1a10 chromosome 7, ASM2561291v2, whole genome shotgun sequence:
- the LOC128156924 gene encoding mesotocin receptor-like: MASDMEVMSTNDNGTYVEDNPYEMHTLVFDAFLLTLILVGNISVLVVIINDGQKSRMNVYIKNLAVADLLCGLFYIVPRIVVHVNNGQFYGGNTICKMQEYFGNVGILGSNTIVVALSLDRLYLVLRPLGSLAVRGRSAMMPCILCWVIAAIVSVTGPIVFEYNHEYKSCMPWLDGTELKIYFTTIFVVVFIIPTTILTVCYTVIAYIIWRVSKREGGIQLKEFPSSGHQHSTLLNSRQSSHSSGSEQKDTTISKSQIKTIKMTFVIVIAFFCCWAPYMVVNLLIIFHILIIPYPVSIFINGLLPLNSVVNPLIYAAFSSRVFKRFRNKLTRRLSTTRTSRRTENWKM, encoded by the exons ATGGCATCTGACATGGAAGTTATGTCTACGAATGATAATGGGACATATGTAGAAGATAATCCTTATGAA ATGCATACTTTAGTCTTTGACGCGTTTCTTCTGACTTTGATTCTGGTTGGGAACATCTCAGTTCTAGTAGTCATTATCAATGACGGCCAAAAGTCAAGAATGAACGTGTACATAAAGAATTTGGCTGTTGCAG ATTTACTTTGCGGACTATTCTACATTGTCCCTCGTATCGTGGTGCACGTCAATAATGGACAGTTTTATGGAGGAAACACAATTTGTAAAATGCAAGAATATTTTGGG AATGTTGGTATTCTTGGTTCGAACACGATTGTGGTTGCCTTGAGCTTGGATCGTTTGTACCTGGTTCTCAGACCTTTGGGGAGTTTAGCAGTTAGAG GGAGAAGTGCAATGATGCCTTGTATCCTGTGCTGGGTGATTGCAGCTATTGTGTCTGTAACAGGTCCTATTGTTTTTGAATACAACCATGAATACAAATCATGCATGCCATGGCTCGACGGAACCGAATTAAAG ATTTACTTTACTACGATCTTCGTTGTCGTCTTCATCATCCCAACGACGATCCTGACAGTCTGTTATACGGTCATTGCCTACATTATCTGGAGGGTGTCAAAGAGAGAAG GTGGAATACAATTAAAAGAATTCCCATCTTCTGGCCATCAGCATTCTACTTTGCTGAATTCAAGACAAAGTAGTCACTCCTCCGGCTCTGAACAAAAAGATACAACAATTTCAAAATCACAGATAAAGACAATCAAGATGACGTTTGTGATAGTCATAG CTTTTTTCTGCTGCTGGGCACCCTATATGGTAGTCAACCTACTCATCATATTCCACATTTTAATCATCCCATATCCGGTCAGCATATTCATCAATGGCCTCTTGCCTTTGAACTCGGTCGTTAATCCACTCATCTATGCAGCATTCAGTTCTCGTGTTTTCAAGCGATTCAG GAATAAATTGACAAGACGTCTGTCAACCACGAGAACATCCAGAAGAACCGAGAATTGGAAGATGTGA
- the LOC128192837 gene encoding uncharacterized protein LOC128192837 has product MAYADNIAEKEKIIIPSKNGLFVTPEGGWFKQRRTFHVVKGKEAENTSLREEGIANIMKKIRDQKKACAQPQKRKIESTFSSYEKYTRNRNPRIRVGWRHFKNDTGSFKQVFYKDGGGVREVPLPSLDIDIRAVIHHSKEVIFHTGECKYGDVNQMELSLGDYAGKILKNFDIQGDDNQCFGKYLQAHGLHLSRCTFYLMTQERITSSVDISSDISDPEISDKKTLGRIKTDRKQDSKVEELDLASLSVQRHLVPVDLSGAVCEKQAISIQYARENTSNYDSESNLIKCHSILECQNISSFTEQVDEDEDYNPCLHGFFISRIRIGQKCFLDCKFERSTHNGILEKTVQFPSSLKTENMEGIILHEPIEIWGYDGDKCVLGVVPNADENVEYQWFRDDIPVNNGECSLYIVNEPGTYTCLVSYADLQQKSKPIKIISIEINGCETSVEPAESVKPNSYSNSTDLAVVKDFPVSKKVRIENSDLVRKPDDLEKKNSSCVKENLCFAAPEVKVDDLHIDYSTALGSGAFGTVYKGKWAGSVVAVKTLTVTKRNRSIMLDMVEKEINISSRIRHPNIVLFLAVARAPTTIYLVHEYIDGCNMEDAIFDQETRQLMDIKPGDKLFILSQCVQGVAYLHALVPPVIHQDIKPSNIMIKKVCHTTKLCDLGVSRIKSARAASMCTTQIGNACGTPSYMAPECLIHNEKTRISSDIWSLGITLIEFATEEDTWSVDDVVDTVDAIKKKMTEKEPPIPNVNVIGVPEEVMTSIKLCVNYDKLLRPTAEDVLKCVSSV; this is encoded by the exons ATGGCATATGCAGATAACATcgcagaaaaagaaaaaataataattccatCCAAAAATGGATTATTTGTTACACCAGAAGGGGGGTGGTTCAAACAAAGACGAACATTTCATGTAGTCAAAG gaAAAGAAGCTGAAAATACTAGTCTGAGAGAGGAAGGAATTGCtaatatcatgaaaaaaattagAGATCAGAAAAAAGCATGCGCACAACCACAGAAG AGAAAGATTGAATCTACATTCTCCTCATATGAAAAGTATACACGGAATCGGAACCCAAGAATACGTGTGGGTTGGCGACACTTCAAGAATGATACTGGTAGTTTTAAGCAGGTTTTTTACAAAGATGGAGGAGGTGTTAGAGAAGTTCCTCTGCCATCCCTAGATATTGATATTAGAGCTGTTATTCACCATTCAAAGGAAGTCATTTTTCACACAGGAGAATGTAAATACGGAGATGTTAATCAGATGGAGCTGAGTTTGGGTGATTATGCAGGAAAGATATTGAAGAATTTTGACATACAGGGAGATGACAACCAATGCTTTGGAAAATATTTGCAAGCACATGGGCTCCATCTTTCAAGATGTACATTTTACTTAATGACTCAAGAGAGGATTAC GTCCTCAGTTGATATTTCCAGTGACATTAGTGATCCTGAAATTTCAGACAAGAAAACCTTGGGTAGAATAAAGACGGACAGAAAACAGGATTCTAAAGTAGAAGAGCTTGATCTGGCATCCCTTTCTGTTCAGCGTCATCTTGTGCCCGTTGATTTATCTGGTGCTGTCTGTGAAAAACAAGCTATCAGTATTCAATATGCACGTGAAAATACTTCGAACTATGATAGCGAGAGTAACTTGATAAAATGTCATTCAATTTTAGAGTGCCAAAATATTTCGTCATTTACTGAGCAAGTGGATGAAGATGAAGACTACAATCCATGTTTGCATGGATTTTTCATAAGCAGGATCAGAATAGGTCAAAAGTGTTTTTTGGATTGCAAGTTTGAAAGATCTACTCATAATGGTATTTTAGAAAAGACTGTCCAATTCCCGTCATCCCTCAAAACTGAAAACATGGAAGGAATCATTCTTCATGAACCAATTGAGATCTGGGGTTATGATGGGGATAAATGTGTGCTTGGAGTTGTTCCTAATGCAGATGAAAATGTCGAGTATCAATGGTTTAGAGATGACATTCCAGTAAATAATGGGGAATGTAGCTTGTACATTGTCAACGAACCTGGAACATATACGTGCCTGGTTTCATATGCAGATCTTCAGCAAAAGTCCAAACCAATCAAAATCATTTCTATTGAGATAAATGGATGTGAGACTTCAGTTGAACCAGCAGAATCTGTCAAACCAAATTCATATTCTAATTCAACTGATTTAGCTGTAGTAAAAGACTTTCCTGTTTCAAAGAAGGTTAGAATTGAAAACTCTGATTTGGTGAGAAAGCCAGATGATTTAGAAAAGAAGAATTCTTCATGTGTCAAAGAGAATTTGTGTTTTGCTGCTCCTGAAGTAAAGGTTGATGACCTACACATAGACTATTCAACTGCATTAGGATCTGGGGCATTTGGAACTGTGTACAAAGGCAAATGGGCAGGATCAGTTGTTGCAGTAAAGACACTCACTGTTACCAAAAGGAATCGAAGTATAATGCTTGATATGGTAGAAAAAGAGATAAACATCAGCTCTAGGATCCGTCACCCAAACATTGTTCTATTCCTGGCTGTAGCTAGAGCACCAACCACAATTTATCTTGTTCATGAATACATTGATGGTTGTAATATGGAAGATGCTATTTTTGATCAAGAAACAAGGCAGCTGATGGATATAAAACCTGGGGACAAATTGTTCATTCTTAGTCAATGTGTACAAGGTGTGGCATATTTGCATGCTCTAGTTCCTCCCGTAATTCACCAAGATATTAAACCCAGCAATATCATGATTAAAAAGGTTTGTCATACTACCAAGCTTTGTGACTTAGGAGTTAGCCGCATAAAATCAGCCAGAGCAGCCAGTATGTGCACTACCCAAATTGGAAATGCCTGTGGAACACCGTCATACATGGCCCCAGAGTGTTTGATTCACAACGAAAAAACTAGGATAAGCTCAGACATTTGGTCCCTTGGTATTACCTTGATTGAATTTGCAACTGAGGAAGATACTTGGTCAGTAGATGATGTGGTGGATACAGTGGATGCCATTAAGAAGAAGATGACAGAAAAAGAGCCCCCCATCCCAAATGTTAATGTCATAGGTGTACCAGAAGAAGTCATGACCTCTATAAAACTCTGTGTAAACTATGACAAATTGTTACGCCCAACAGCTgaagatgttttaaaatgtgTGTCTTCAGTATAA
- the LOC128192836 gene encoding uncharacterized protein LOC128192836: MWLEVGPSNNSPKIVSRYFLETIQQLGGCPNICRCDLGTENKELEEIQVLLHTLNDQEYENCFIYGRSTSNQRIEAWWSILRRQAADWWITFFKDLRDANLFNDGDLLQIDCLRYCFMDLLQEELHRIVIQWNQHRIQVKKQCCSPKGKPDVLFFTPEPYGARDFKVNCSADDIRNCFENFGAERPIHGCSTDFLELANLILPNHQRPSNVNEACNLYAQFITMFNQYDG, from the coding sequence ATGTGGCTTGAAGTGGGACCTAGCAACAACAGCCCTAAAATTgtttcaagatattttttagAAACCATACAACAGTTAGGAGGCTGTCCAAATATATGTAGATGTGATCTCGGAACAGAAAACAAGGAGCTGGAAGAAATACAAGTATTACTACACACCCTTAATGACCAGGAATATGAAAACTGTTTCATATACGGGAGAAGCACCTCTAATCAACGAATTGAGGCTTGGTGGAGCATTTTACGCCGACAAGCTGCAGACTGGTggatcacattttttaaagatttacgaGATGCAAACCTCTTCAATGATGGTGACCTTTTGCAGATCGACTGTTTAAGGTACTGCTTTATGGACCTTCTGCAAGAGGAATTACATCGAATCGTAATACAGTGGAACCAACACAGAATACAGGTCAAAAAACAATGCTGCAGTCCTAAAGGAAAACCTGATGTCTTATTCTTCACCCCAGAACCATATGGGGCTCGAGATTTTAAAGTCAATTGCAGTGCCGATGATATACGGAACTGTTTTGAAAACTTTGGTGCCGAGAGACCAATACATGGTTGTTCTACAGATTTTTTAGAACTGGCAAACTTGATTCTGCCAAATCATCAAAGACCATCAAATGTAAATGAAGCATGTAATCTGTATGCCCAGTTTATAACAATGTTCAATCAATATGATGGCTAG